Sequence from the Methanobacterium alkalithermotolerans genome:
TATTTCCACATGGTGTTTTTTCTACATGCAAAAACATCTCGAGATACATCTGGATTTATTATAACTTCCAGTATGGAACCACATTCTTTACAGGTATATATTATTTCATTTAAATTGTATTCTTGACCACAGGATATGCATTTAATCATTATTTCACCATTAATTTCTTACGGTAAATATTAGTAAAACTGATATTTTCATTTTAATTATAATTCTAAATCTATTTAAATACTCTAACTTAATTAATCTTATTTACTAAAATAAAAAAGTAATAATAACTCTTTTTAAAATATTCGGGCCTATATTCAATCATATATTAGCCATTACGTACTGGGCCACAGGTAGAGTTATATTTGCCTCTATAAAGGCAGCTATGAACAATAAAACAATGGATATGCCTAAAAGTATCAGTGATTCTTCTAATTCCGGTGAATTATTCTGGAAGGTGTGGGTCATTTTTCCCAGAAGGGAACCATACCAGCTTTCTGATATCAGCTCTGTAAAATAGTTGTATACAAAACTGGCCAGTCTAAAACCACCTGCTCCGGCAATGATTATACTTAAAACTTCAAAGATTCCATGGGGAATGGTTAGTATGGCCAGATCTCCTAGAGGAACTCTGCTGGCAAAATAACCAATAAATGAACCATTTATAAACAGGAATATTATGGTAAAGGATCCCAGTAATATACCTCCTCCATACAGGAATAATATTATGCGGAGGTTGTGGGTGAAAAGGGACAGG
This genomic interval carries:
- a CDS encoding stage II sporulation protein M, producing MINKEKYESTLHALYRRNEKFFGLSALIFFGSMFMGYFLSGLFSFFLEGLLRDFERNIAQGKIKLNTLSLFTHNLRIILFLYGGGILLGSFTIIFLFINGSFIGYFASRVPLGDLAILTIPHGIFEVLSIIIAGAGGFRLASFVYNYFTELISESWYGSLLGKMTHTFQNNSPELEESLILLGISIVLLFIAAFIEANITLPVAQYVMANI